A stretch of Paludisphaera borealis DNA encodes these proteins:
- a CDS encoding PEP-CTERM sorting domain-containing protein, translated as MFLKKWAFVGIPAVAVALGASGAVRAAELVVNGSFESTTHGGGQMGFNTNATGWTTTGYNFIFPEGTADTTGVTGQYGNLQLWGPNNGSANGLPTASPDGGNFVAADGAFEGHVAPIEQTINGLTVGASYDVSFYWAGAQQQGFDGATTEQWQVSFGSETQSTSVWHNPDHGFSGWMHETFTFTAQNTSELLSFLAVGTPDGVPPFVLLDGVSVVASVPEPTALSLMALGLVGLGAVKLRRRG; from the coding sequence ATGTTTCTGAAGAAATGGGCTTTCGTCGGCATCCCCGCCGTCGCCGTGGCTCTGGGAGCGTCCGGAGCCGTCCGAGCGGCGGAGCTGGTGGTCAACGGCAGCTTCGAGTCGACGACCCACGGCGGCGGCCAGATGGGCTTCAACACGAACGCCACGGGTTGGACGACGACCGGCTACAACTTCATCTTCCCTGAGGGGACCGCGGACACGACCGGCGTGACCGGCCAGTACGGCAACCTCCAGCTTTGGGGCCCGAACAACGGCTCGGCCAACGGCCTGCCCACCGCCAGCCCGGACGGCGGCAACTTCGTGGCCGCCGACGGCGCCTTCGAAGGCCATGTGGCTCCGATCGAGCAGACCATCAACGGCCTGACCGTCGGCGCCTCCTACGACGTCAGCTTCTATTGGGCGGGCGCCCAGCAGCAGGGCTTCGACGGAGCCACGACCGAGCAGTGGCAGGTCAGCTTCGGCAGCGAGACCCAGTCGACCAGCGTCTGGCACAACCCCGACCACGGCTTCAGCGGCTGGATGCACGAGACGTTCACCTTCACGGCGCAGAATACCAGCGAATTGCTCTCGTTCCTGGCGGTCGGCACCCCGGACGGCGTCCCCCCGTTCGTCCTGCTCGACGGCGTGTCGGTCGTCGCCAGCGTGCCGGAGCCGACGGCCCTGTCGCTCATGGCCCTCGGCCTGGTCGGCCTCGGCGCCGTCAAACTCCGTCGCCGCGGCTGA
- a CDS encoding DinB family protein, with the protein MRSTVAHLVIATEGWLRGLTGEGVVRVPTEAELATVDDAGRWLDQARRTVETLVPKFTPEWLNAPMALRRGPQSAVLPPWVVIRHVVNHATYHRGQIASKLKRLGIEPPATDLVFWAFERLAPKA; encoded by the coding sequence GTGCGGTCGACCGTCGCGCACCTGGTGATTGCGACGGAAGGTTGGCTGCGTGGATTGACGGGAGAGGGCGTCGTGAGGGTCCCGACCGAGGCCGAGCTTGCCACGGTCGACGACGCCGGGCGCTGGCTCGACCAGGCGCGGCGGACGGTCGAGACGCTGGTGCCGAAGTTTACCCCCGAGTGGCTGAACGCCCCGATGGCCCTGAGGCGCGGCCCGCAATCGGCCGTCCTGCCCCCCTGGGTGGTGATCCGCCACGTCGTCAACCACGCCACCTACCATCGCGGCCAGATCGCCTCGAAGCTCAAGCGTCTGGGGATCGAACCCCCCGCCACCGACCTCGTCTTCTGGGCCTTCGAACGCCTCGCTCCGAAGGCCTAG
- a CDS encoding serine hydrolase, which yields MKANRTSSTIRWRLAACFAALMLIGAKSTLGQNGAVGIAYPAQGITIDGDLGDWPVGLKTYPIERIEFGDKLKGEDDLKAHFRFAYNPGEHALYVAVEVEDDSAVLDKPGVGDVAWDAQDGCELYIDSAHAGSGSPVFQYARYGNRNQFVGPLESAEKTMKVAVVRKDSRIVYEWRIEVAADLDPERSIGFDVSVADRDKDGSFSWAAWGSGTQKASSPDRCGEFFLVTPETKFGEASGKVAWDGPSSAPLPARVRVQSTRTPQLWREAAVDGSGGYKVTGLPVGDYAVHAVDSVDLRVDSKRRVDVRIEADRPATADLLRVSAIPWPGLIGDEGVLRSAGPLNADALDRFVKAYLDYYQIPGVSVAVIKDSQVVYRKGFGVKNTATHEPVGDDTVFEAASMTKPVFAYTVLRLVDRGVLKLDTPLYTYLPYEDIAHDDRYKLITARMVMTHRTGFPNWRTGKLDIKFTPGTEVSYSGEGFVYLGKVVEKLTGKKLVDLIREEVFTPFGVEHASLVWNDDIARLTATGHGGSSPMEKGKPSEPNTAASLHIAAGEYAKFLTAVVQGRGLSEPTAQEMLRSQVKIPDQKGASWGLGIAIQETPTGVNYGHGGRNTGFTSQSLMYKDQGIGYVFLVNNDDASKIDNVLNAYLIAGKSGLKKTKVVAHKTAQVDPKIYESYVGRYQLTPAVVLTFTREGEHLKAQATGEGASEVFPESETVFFMKPTQDATITFVKDGDGKVTHIVLHEEDHDTQAKRLDDEPKAGGGK from the coding sequence ATGAAGGCCAATCGCACCTCGTCGACCATTCGTTGGAGGCTCGCCGCCTGCTTCGCCGCGTTGATGCTGATCGGGGCGAAATCGACCTTGGGTCAGAACGGCGCGGTCGGAATCGCCTATCCGGCGCAAGGGATCACCATCGACGGCGACCTGGGCGACTGGCCCGTCGGCCTGAAGACCTACCCGATCGAACGCATCGAATTCGGTGACAAGCTCAAGGGCGAGGACGACCTCAAGGCCCACTTCCGGTTCGCCTACAACCCGGGCGAGCACGCCCTGTACGTCGCCGTCGAGGTCGAAGACGATTCGGCCGTCCTCGACAAGCCCGGAGTGGGCGACGTCGCGTGGGACGCCCAGGACGGCTGCGAGCTTTACATCGACTCGGCCCACGCCGGGAGCGGGTCTCCCGTCTTCCAGTACGCCCGGTACGGGAACCGGAACCAGTTCGTCGGGCCGCTGGAGTCGGCCGAGAAGACGATGAAGGTGGCCGTGGTCCGGAAGGATTCCCGGATCGTCTACGAGTGGCGGATCGAGGTCGCCGCCGATCTCGACCCCGAGCGGTCGATCGGATTCGACGTCTCGGTCGCCGATCGAGATAAGGACGGCTCGTTCTCGTGGGCCGCCTGGGGGAGCGGGACGCAGAAGGCCTCTTCGCCCGACCGCTGCGGTGAATTCTTCCTCGTCACGCCGGAAACGAAGTTCGGCGAGGCGTCGGGCAAGGTCGCCTGGGACGGCCCGTCGTCGGCCCCCCTCCCCGCCCGGGTCCGGGTCCAGTCGACGCGCACGCCGCAGCTCTGGCGCGAGGCGGCCGTCGACGGGTCGGGCGGCTACAAGGTCACGGGTCTCCCCGTGGGCGATTACGCGGTCCACGCCGTGGATTCGGTGGACCTGCGCGTCGATTCGAAGCGGCGCGTCGACGTCCGGATCGAGGCCGACCGTCCGGCGACGGCCGACCTGCTCCGCGTCAGTGCCATCCCCTGGCCCGGCTTGATCGGCGACGAAGGAGTGCTCCGAAGCGCGGGCCCCTTGAACGCCGACGCGCTCGACCGGTTCGTGAAGGCCTATCTGGATTACTACCAGATTCCCGGCGTCTCGGTCGCCGTCATCAAGGATTCCCAGGTCGTCTATCGCAAGGGGTTCGGCGTCAAGAACACGGCGACCCACGAGCCGGTCGGCGACGACACGGTGTTCGAAGCCGCCTCGATGACCAAGCCGGTGTTCGCGTACACCGTGCTCCGCCTCGTCGATCGCGGGGTCTTGAAGCTCGACACGCCGCTCTACACGTATCTACCTTATGAAGACATCGCCCACGACGACCGCTACAAGCTGATCACGGCCCGGATGGTGATGACCCACCGGACCGGGTTCCCGAACTGGCGGACGGGGAAGCTCGACATCAAGTTCACCCCCGGCACCGAGGTCTCGTACTCCGGCGAGGGCTTCGTGTATCTCGGCAAGGTCGTCGAGAAGCTCACCGGCAAGAAGCTGGTCGACCTGATCCGCGAGGAGGTCTTCACCCCCTTCGGCGTCGAGCACGCCTCGCTCGTCTGGAACGACGACATCGCGCGCCTCACCGCCACGGGACACGGCGGCAGCTCGCCGATGGAGAAGGGGAAGCCCAGCGAGCCCAACACGGCCGCCAGCCTTCATATCGCCGCCGGCGAGTACGCGAAGTTCCTGACGGCCGTCGTCCAGGGGAGAGGCCTCTCCGAGCCCACCGCCCAGGAGATGCTCCGCTCCCAGGTGAAGATCCCGGATCAGAAGGGAGCCTCGTGGGGCCTCGGCATCGCGATCCAGGAAACCCCGACCGGCGTCAACTACGGGCACGGGGGCCGAAACACGGGGTTCACGAGCCAGTCGTTGATGTACAAGGACCAGGGGATCGGATACGTCTTCCTCGTCAACAACGACGACGCCTCGAAAATCGACAACGTCTTGAACGCCTATCTGATCGCCGGCAAGTCGGGCCTCAAGAAAACCAAGGTCGTCGCCCACAAGACGGCCCAGGTCGACCCCAAGATCTACGAATCCTACGTCGGCCGGTACCAGCTTACTCCCGCCGTCGTCCTGACGTTCACCCGCGAGGGCGAACACCTCAAGGCCCAGGCCACCGGGGAAGGGGCGTCCGAGGTCTTCCCGGAGTCGGAGACCGTCTTCTTCATGAAGCCGACGCAGGACGCCACGATCACGTTCGTCAAGGACGGCGACGGCAAGGTCACTCACATCGTCTTGCACGAGGAGGATCACGACACCCAGGCGAAGCGGCTCGACGACGAACCCAAGGCCGGCGGGGGCAAGTAG
- a CDS encoding bleomycin resistance family protein: MLAHALTPILNVSDIQQSFAWFEKLGWRKGWDWGSPPTFGGVRSGKCEIFLCQGAQGGRGKSDLATTWGSGEAGDKGVWMSIWVDDVDAVYEHCLEQGVEVTHPPTDEPWGVREMHVRHPDGHVFRISRGIENAK; the protein is encoded by the coding sequence ATGCTCGCACATGCACTGACGCCGATCCTGAACGTGTCGGACATCCAGCAAAGTTTCGCCTGGTTCGAGAAGCTTGGGTGGAGGAAGGGCTGGGACTGGGGCTCGCCTCCCACGTTCGGGGGCGTCCGCTCGGGCAAGTGCGAGATCTTCCTCTGCCAGGGCGCCCAGGGCGGGCGCGGCAAGAGCGACCTCGCGACCACGTGGGGGAGCGGCGAGGCGGGCGACAAAGGGGTCTGGATGTCGATCTGGGTCGACGACGTCGACGCCGTCTACGAGCACTGTCTTGAACAAGGCGTCGAGGTCACCCACCCGCCGACCGACGAGCCCTGGGGCGTCCGCGAAATGCACGTCCGCCATCCCGACGGCCACGTCTTCCGCATCAGCCGGGGGATCGAGAACGCGAAGTAA
- a CDS encoding TIGR03118 family protein: MSKLHRRLVLTACLASFLAAPLSARAGFYQQTNLVSDVQGLAKFTDPNLKNPWGISSSATSPFWVSNQGSGNSTLFNTAGKPQALVVTIPGGGGPTGQVFNTSTDFALATGGKALFMFANLNGTISGWNGAQGTTAVVEATTAGASFTGLAIGNNGAGNFLYAADSANNKIDVFNGTFGATTLAGSFVDPNLAAGFSVYNIQSLGGVLYVTYEHGAFGGGVVDAYDLNGNFLHRVAANDSSGPLQSPWGLALAPSSFGPFGGALLVGNEDDGHISAFDPTTGAFLGQLLGKDGDPIANTGLWGLKFGNDGNGGHSNTLYFNAGINGEVDGLFGSITFVPEPSSIVMGGLAFSLVAGTGWVRRRRAA; encoded by the coding sequence ATGTCCAAGCTCCATCGTCGTCTCGTTTTGACTGCGTGCTTGGCGTCGTTTCTGGCGGCGCCGCTCTCGGCGCGGGCCGGCTTCTACCAGCAGACCAACCTCGTCTCCGACGTCCAGGGGCTGGCCAAGTTCACCGACCCCAACCTGAAGAACCCCTGGGGCATCTCCTCGAGCGCGACGAGCCCGTTCTGGGTTTCGAACCAGGGCTCGGGCAACTCGACGTTGTTCAACACCGCCGGCAAGCCGCAGGCGCTGGTCGTCACCATTCCGGGCGGCGGCGGGCCGACGGGGCAGGTCTTCAACACCTCGACCGACTTCGCGCTGGCGACCGGCGGTAAGGCCTTGTTCATGTTCGCCAATCTCAACGGCACGATCTCGGGGTGGAACGGGGCCCAGGGGACGACCGCCGTGGTCGAGGCGACGACCGCCGGCGCTTCCTTCACGGGGCTGGCGATCGGCAACAACGGCGCGGGGAACTTCCTGTACGCGGCCGACTCCGCCAACAACAAGATCGACGTCTTCAACGGCACGTTCGGCGCCACCACCCTGGCCGGCTCGTTCGTCGACCCGAATCTCGCCGCCGGCTTCTCGGTCTACAACATCCAGTCGCTTGGGGGCGTGCTCTACGTCACGTATGAGCACGGGGCCTTTGGCGGCGGGGTGGTCGACGCCTACGACCTCAACGGCAACTTCCTCCATCGCGTGGCGGCGAACGACTCCTCCGGCCCGCTCCAGTCGCCGTGGGGTCTGGCCCTGGCCCCTTCGTCGTTCGGCCCGTTCGGCGGCGCGCTTCTGGTCGGCAACGAGGACGACGGCCACATCAGTGCGTTCGACCCGACGACCGGCGCCTTCCTGGGGCAGCTCCTGGGCAAGGACGGCGACCCGATCGCCAACACGGGCCTCTGGGGCCTGAAGTTCGGCAACGACGGCAACGGCGGACACTCGAACACTCTCTATTTCAACGCCGGGATCAACGGTGAAGTCGATGGCCTGTTCGGCTCGATCACCTTCGTTCCCGAGCCGTCGTCGATCGTGATGGGGGGCCTCGCCTTCTCGCTCGTCGCCGGGACCGGCTGGGTCCGCCGGCGCCGGGCCGCCTAG
- a CDS encoding protein kinase domain-containing protein — MESRIMRGECSETRLRSFLNDRLSEPETSRLADHLDHCEPCRKTLEQLAAGSRICAELRGSAPETVDAHVRRSPKIDELIALDFLGPSTKPGSLGRLGPYDVKEVLGRGAFGVVLKAFDPELSRFVAIKVLAAPFAVSAAARGRFAREARAAAAVVHENVVAIHAVDSWNGLPYLVMPCIAGRSLQERVDRDGPLAVKEVLRVGMQAALGLAAAHDQGLVHRDVKPSNILLENGVERVKLSDFGLARAVDDASQTQSGVIAGTPQYMSPEQARGEPVDHRSDLFSLGGVMYFMCAGRPPFRADSTPAVLRRVCDDRPRPLRDVNPDVPDWLAAIVDRLLAKNADGRFATASEVADVLKHHLADLQRTGTSAPLASSVPPPVRKRPRMTTLAGIVAASVVLFGLAVACAPNRPLALASSPADGGRLATLFNGFRSSNDRIIGSGVAATKVWDVADFTSVQIGSTFRAEITRGDAFKVTTSSDDNVVEHLRIVKEGKTLKIGLEPNLSFQFKEPLKAQIVLPLLEGLDASGSSRVALKGFRSDSDFKLHLSGASKVEGSMVVGNAVLDVSGSSQLTLAGSAGAARLNVSGASRLELDEFPIKECEVKLSGSSHIVLAVLSGRPFKASASGASHLEGSVDAADVMIKLDGSSVAKLQGKAASARLDASGASRLELAKLAFGEAAVKLTGSSHATVDAQKRLTYDLSAASRLDYAGAPTDLTGKKEKSSTIRQLP; from the coding sequence ATGGAGTCGCGAATCATGCGGGGCGAATGCAGCGAGACACGGCTGAGGTCGTTCCTGAACGACCGCTTGTCCGAGCCGGAGACCAGCCGGTTGGCCGACCATCTCGACCATTGCGAGCCGTGCCGGAAGACGCTGGAGCAACTGGCGGCGGGGAGCCGAATCTGCGCCGAGCTGCGCGGGTCGGCGCCCGAGACGGTGGACGCTCACGTTCGGCGGTCGCCGAAGATCGACGAGCTGATCGCCCTCGACTTCCTCGGGCCCTCGACGAAGCCGGGATCGCTCGGCCGCCTCGGTCCGTACGACGTGAAGGAGGTCCTGGGCCGGGGAGCGTTCGGCGTCGTGCTGAAGGCGTTCGACCCCGAGCTGAGCCGGTTCGTGGCGATCAAGGTCCTCGCCGCGCCATTCGCCGTCAGCGCGGCGGCGCGAGGTCGGTTCGCCCGGGAAGCCAGGGCGGCCGCGGCGGTCGTTCACGAGAACGTCGTCGCCATCCACGCGGTCGACTCATGGAACGGCCTGCCCTACCTCGTCATGCCCTGCATCGCCGGCCGGTCGCTCCAGGAGCGCGTCGACCGAGACGGGCCGTTGGCGGTCAAGGAGGTTTTGCGGGTCGGCATGCAGGCGGCGCTCGGGTTGGCCGCGGCCCACGACCAGGGGCTCGTCCATCGCGACGTCAAGCCCTCGAACATCCTGCTTGAGAACGGCGTCGAGCGCGTGAAGCTGTCCGATTTCGGCCTCGCCCGCGCCGTCGACGACGCCAGCCAGACGCAGAGCGGCGTCATCGCCGGCACGCCTCAATATATGTCGCCCGAGCAAGCGCGCGGCGAGCCGGTCGACCACCGCTCCGATCTGTTCAGCCTCGGGGGGGTCATGTATTTCATGTGCGCGGGGCGTCCGCCGTTCCGAGCCGACTCTACGCCCGCCGTGCTCCGGCGGGTCTGCGACGACCGGCCGCGACCGCTGCGCGACGTCAACCCCGACGTCCCCGACTGGCTGGCCGCGATCGTCGATCGGCTCCTCGCCAAGAACGCCGACGGTCGATTCGCGACGGCCTCCGAGGTCGCCGACGTCCTGAAGCACCACCTGGCCGATTTGCAGCGCACGGGAACCTCGGCGCCCCTCGCGTCGAGCGTCCCGCCTCCCGTCCGCAAACGCCCACGGATGACGACGCTCGCCGGGATCGTGGCGGCCTCGGTCGTCCTCTTCGGCCTGGCGGTCGCCTGCGCCCCGAACCGGCCCCTCGCCCTGGCGTCGTCCCCCGCCGACGGCGGAAGACTGGCGACCCTGTTCAACGGGTTCCGATCCTCGAACGACCGGATCATCGGCTCGGGCGTGGCGGCGACGAAGGTCTGGGACGTCGCCGACTTCACGTCGGTTCAAATCGGGTCGACGTTTCGCGCCGAGATTACGAGGGGCGACGCGTTCAAGGTGACGACGTCGTCGGACGACAACGTGGTCGAGCACCTCCGGATCGTCAAGGAGGGCAAGACGCTGAAGATCGGCCTGGAGCCGAACCTGAGCTTCCAGTTCAAGGAGCCCTTGAAGGCCCAGATCGTGCTTCCCCTGCTCGAAGGACTCGACGCGAGCGGCTCGTCGAGGGTCGCGCTCAAAGGATTTCGTTCCGATTCGGACTTCAAGCTCCACCTCAGCGGCGCGAGCAAGGTCGAGGGCTCGATGGTAGTTGGGAACGCGGTGCTGGACGTCAGCGGTTCGAGCCAGTTGACCCTCGCCGGCTCGGCCGGGGCCGCCCGGCTCAACGTCAGCGGAGCGAGCCGGCTTGAGCTTGACGAGTTCCCCATCAAAGAATGCGAGGTCAAGCTCTCGGGGTCTTCGCACATCGTGCTGGCGGTCCTATCCGGCCGGCCCTTCAAGGCGAGCGCCTCGGGCGCGAGCCACCTGGAAGGGTCGGTGGACGCGGCCGACGTCATGATCAAGCTCGACGGCTCCAGCGTCGCGAAGCTCCAGGGGAAAGCGGCCTCGGCCAGGTTGGACGCGTCGGGCGCGAGTCGTCTCGAACTGGCGAAACTGGCCTTCGGCGAAGCCGCCGTCAAGCTGACCGGCTCGTCGCACGCGACCGTCGACGCACAGAAGCGACTCACTTATGATCTCTCGGCCGCCTCGCGGCTCGACTACGCCGGGGCTCCCACGGATCTGACTGGCAAGAAGGAGAAGTCGTCGACGATCCGCCAACTCCCCTGA
- a CDS encoding RNA polymerase sigma factor gives MDDAPSTHPSFLIRLRDPADEGAWSEFMEIYGPLVRRIARHRRLQDADAEDLAQEVFRAVARAIERYDPDPEKGSFRAWLSRIARNLIINLLAARRRHPQGSGDTDVQRLLEDQPDPTGEDSAVFDAEYRRTLIMWAADRIRGELSDAAWQAFWQAGVEGRPPKEVAEALGMSLGTVYQYKSRAVVRIRREIEQFGWESAENS, from the coding sequence ATGGACGACGCGCCGAGCACGCACCCGAGTTTCTTGATCCGGCTTCGAGACCCGGCCGACGAAGGGGCCTGGTCGGAGTTCATGGAGATTTACGGCCCGCTGGTGCGGCGGATCGCGCGGCACCGGCGGCTTCAGGACGCCGACGCCGAGGATCTCGCGCAGGAGGTCTTCCGCGCCGTGGCCCGAGCGATCGAGCGGTACGACCCGGACCCCGAGAAGGGCTCGTTCCGGGCGTGGCTGTCGCGGATCGCCCGGAACCTGATCATCAACCTCCTCGCCGCCCGGCGACGTCATCCGCAAGGGTCCGGCGACACGGACGTCCAGCGCCTCCTTGAGGATCAGCCCGACCCGACCGGCGAGGACTCGGCCGTCTTCGACGCCGAGTACCGACGAACTTTGATCATGTGGGCGGCCGACCGAATCCGAGGCGAGCTTTCCGACGCGGCCTGGCAGGCGTTCTGGCAGGCCGGGGTCGAAGGACGGCCGCCCAAAGAGGTCGCCGAAGCCCTGGGGATGAGCCTGGGCACTGTCTATCAATACAAGAGCCGGGCCGTCGTCCGAATCCGGCGCGAGATCGAGCAGTTCGGCTGGGAATCGGCGGAGAATTCTTAG